In Gammaproteobacteria bacterium, a single window of DNA contains:
- a CDS encoding NRDE family protein yields MCVLFVANKVCDQYPLIIIANRDEFHHRPTAKLHRWPNSAIIAGQDLEANGTWLGVNHSGKIAALTNIRNAKYLKTAAPSRGQLVTDYLTSTKNDQQFSQHLGQQANLYSGFNLLYGTIDKLYAFNNISGIVEPLGEGVHGLSNAALNDPWPKIKRGTAQLTTYLEQTETPAPDELVSLMQNNQAAPDHHLPQTGVELELERLLAPIFITSEQYGTRSTSILLFDRHNQLTMAEYSYDKTGTVVGKVEIITEINSSK; encoded by the coding sequence ATGTGCGTATTATTTGTTGCCAATAAGGTCTGCGATCAATATCCCTTAATCATTATTGCCAATCGCGATGAATTTCATCACCGCCCCACAGCTAAACTGCATCGTTGGCCTAACTCAGCCATTATCGCCGGCCAAGATCTCGAAGCAAATGGCACTTGGCTCGGGGTTAATCACAGCGGCAAGATTGCAGCTCTAACTAATATTCGCAATGCCAAATACCTCAAAACTGCAGCACCAAGCCGCGGTCAACTGGTAACCGACTATTTAACCTCGACCAAAAACGACCAGCAGTTTAGCCAGCATTTAGGTCAACAAGCCAATTTATACTCTGGTTTTAATTTACTTTATGGCACGATTGACAAGTTATACGCGTTTAATAATATTAGTGGCATCGTTGAACCGCTTGGTGAAGGTGTTCATGGCTTGTCGAACGCGGCGCTTAATGATCCTTGGCCTAAAATAAAACGCGGTACCGCCCAATTAACGACTTACCTTGAGCAAACAGAGACTCCGGCGCCCGATGAATTAGTCAGCTTGATGCAAAACAATCAAGCGGCGCCCGATCATCACCTGCCACAAACTGGTGTTGAGCTTGAGTTAGAGCGCCTGCTGGCACCGATATTTATTACCAGCGAGCAATATGGCACCCGCAGCACCAGCATTTTGTTATTTGATCGCCACAATCAACTGACCATGGCTGAATACAGTTACGATAAGACTGGCACCGTAGTTGGCAAGGTTGAAATTATTACTGAGATAAACAGTTCTAAATAA
- a CDS encoding HIT domain-containing protein produces MFELDARLENDTIVLGDFIASRVLMAKDSRYPWCILVPKYAHITELYQLPDSEQQQVMRESAFLGKTLMSLFDGGSLNVAALGNVVAQLHIHHVVRFSDDPTWPGPIWGVGTAIPFEQDALERRAALITAQLSGQLGFV; encoded by the coding sequence ATGTTTGAACTCGATGCCCGATTGGAAAATGACACGATTGTATTGGGCGACTTTATCGCATCGCGGGTATTAATGGCTAAAGACAGCCGTTACCCGTGGTGCATTCTGGTGCCTAAATATGCTCACATTACCGAGCTATATCAGTTACCCGATTCAGAGCAACAGCAAGTGATGCGCGAATCGGCATTTTTAGGTAAAACCCTAATGTCATTGTTTGATGGGGGCAGCCTTAATGTCGCGGCTTTGGGCAATGTAGTGGCACAATTACATATTCATCATGTTGTACGCTTTAGTGACGACCCGACTTGGCCTGGACCAATTTGGGGCGTCGGCACAGCAATACCTTTCGAGCAAGATGCACTAGAGCGACGTGCTGCGTTAATTACAGCGCAGTTAAGCGGTCAGTTAGGTTTTGTATAG